The following coding sequences are from one Nicotiana tomentosiformis chromosome 3, ASM39032v3, whole genome shotgun sequence window:
- the LOC138907734 gene encoding uncharacterized protein yields MLEAREEVEHEILWEMNRGSTNVWHENWTGVGALYHVLPLEFHINKELQEVAELRDEEGWNDQLLDQTFPEDIAEHLRKEVHFDHTDDYWDTPRWMPTPSGKFSVSSAWNILRYRDTIKPYFKLMWTKGLPFKISFFIWRLWQSKLSTDDLWRRNGYIIVSRCWCFQNPVEETLQHIFLTSSTSNRVWKIFLQAAGFIVNLVQVHQVIKSWWSSRCCAKLRPLFQAVPAIITWEL; encoded by the coding sequence ATGTTGGAGGCAAGGGAGGAAGTGGAGCATGAAATCTTATGGGAGATGAATAGAGGATCTACAAATGTATGGCATGAAAACTGGACTGGAGTTGGGGCCTTGTATCATGTACTACCTCTAGAATTTCATATTAATAAAGAGCTACAAGAAGTGGCAGAATTGAGGGATGAAGAAGGATGGAATGATCAACTTCTGGATCAAACTTTCCCAGAGGATATTGCTGAGCATCTAAGGAAGGAAGTGCACTTTGATCACACTGATGACTACTGGGATACACCTAGGTGGATGCCAACCCCTTCAGGTAAATTCTCTGTGAGCAGTGCATGGAATATATTGAGGTATAGAGATACTATAAAGCCATATTTCAAACTAATGTGGACTAAAGGACTACCTTTTAAGATTAGTTTTTTCATATGGAGATTATGGCAAAGTAAACTGTCTACTGATGATTTATGGAGGAGAAATGGTTACATAATAGTGTCTAGATGTTGGTGCTTCCAGAATCCAGTAGAAGAAACACTTCAGCACATCTTCCTAACAAGTAGTACTTCTAATAGAGTTTGGAAGATTTTCCTTCAAGCTGCAGGTTTTATTGTCAATCTGGTACAAGTACACCAAGTGATCAAATCATGGTGGAGTTCTAGATGTTGTGCAAAGCTTAGGCCATTATTTCAGGCAGTTCCAGCAATTATTACTTGGGAGCTTTAG